A stretch of the Janthinobacterium sp. B9-8 genome encodes the following:
- a CDS encoding asparaginase domain-containing protein, which produces MQRIRVIYTGGTIGMLQSADGYAPAPDYLQQQLQKLYPGLSVLEYSPLLDSSEMTPALWNRIAADIAADYDDYDGFVVLHGTDTMAYTAAALSYMLENLAKPVVVTGSQIPWCEPGNDAVEHVAAALALASMPDFCEVAVVFAGLCLRGNRVRKVDCDGMAAFASPNLPTLGQWAAGRWVMSTIIPAMVKPLKPFSFQPVAESARIVAAKLAPGFSAQWLASSLSDLDGVVLETFGAGNAGTQPALMAALAKQSLVVNCTPCLQGSVKMGRYAVSGSLAALGVLDGADMTPEAALAKLYYAQAKGADRAERVSIFLNSRSGDRLG; this is translated from the coding sequence ATGCAGAGAATTCGCGTCATTTATACCGGCGGCACTATTGGTATGTTGCAAAGTGCGGACGGCTATGCGCCCGCACCTGATTATTTGCAGCAGCAGTTGCAAAAGCTCTACCCCGGCCTATCTGTGCTGGAGTATTCCCCGCTGCTTGATTCCAGTGAAATGACGCCTGCGTTATGGAATCGCATCGCGGCCGATATTGCTGCGGATTACGATGACTACGATGGCTTTGTCGTGCTGCATGGTACGGACACCATGGCCTATACCGCTGCAGCACTGTCTTATATGTTAGAAAACTTGGCTAAGCCTGTGGTGGTCACTGGCTCGCAAATACCGTGGTGCGAGCCGGGTAATGATGCGGTAGAGCATGTTGCTGCAGCATTGGCATTGGCGAGCATGCCTGATTTTTGCGAAGTGGCGGTGGTATTCGCTGGGCTGTGTCTGCGTGGCAACCGGGTGCGCAAAGTCGATTGTGATGGCATGGCTGCTTTTGCTTCGCCTAATTTACCTACCTTGGGGCAATGGGCAGCAGGGCGCTGGGTGATGTCTACGATTATTCCTGCGATGGTAAAACCGCTTAAGCCGTTCAGTTTTCAGCCCGTGGCAGAGTCGGCCCGTATTGTGGCGGCAAAACTGGCGCCGGGCTTTAGTGCCCAGTGGCTGGCATCGTCATTATCTGATTTAGATGGCGTGGTGCTGGAGACCTTTGGTGCAGGTAATGCTGGAACCCAGCCTGCTTTAATGGCGGCATTGGCGAAGCAAAGCTTGGTGGTGAATTGCACGCCGTGTTTGCAAGGCTCGGTAAAAATGGGGCGCTATGCGGTGAGCGGCAGTCTGGCGGCGTTGGGCGTGCTCGATGGCGCGGATATGACGCCAGAGGCGGCACTGGCTAAGCTTTATTATGCACAGGCTAAGGGCGCGGATAGGGCAGAGCGGGTGAGTATCTTCTTAAATTCGCGTTCTGGTGACCGATTAGGGTGA
- a CDS encoding septation protein A — MKALFDLLSVILFFVTYSITKSIYAATGVAIATTTAQVAWSWFKYRKVDGMLWLSFGLISVLGGATLLLHNKAFILWKPTVLYWVFAVILCGSRYLRGKNLMQSLMGPQMNLPAKLWDKVNLAWVTFFVSMGVLNLYVAFNFTEDQWVNFKMFGTLALTLVFVLLQALVLSRYLTDDSGKEES; from the coding sequence ATGAAAGCCCTTTTCGACCTCCTCTCCGTTATCCTGTTTTTTGTAACTTACTCCATCACGAAGAGTATTTATGCTGCAACCGGCGTGGCAATTGCGACTACAACGGCGCAAGTGGCCTGGTCATGGTTTAAATACCGCAAAGTTGATGGCATGCTCTGGTTAAGTTTTGGCTTGATTTCTGTACTAGGTGGCGCAACCTTATTACTTCACAACAAAGCCTTTATTTTGTGGAAGCCCACCGTGCTGTACTGGGTGTTTGCCGTTATTTTGTGTGGCTCTCGTTACTTGCGGGGCAAAAACCTGATGCAAAGCCTGATGGGCCCACAAATGAACTTGCCTGCTAAATTATGGGATAAGGTTAATTTAGCTTGGGTTACATTCTTTGTTAGCATGGGTGTTCTTAATCTCTATGTTGCCTTTAACTTTACTGAAGACCAGTGGGTTAATTTTAAGATGTTTGGTACATTGGCGCTGACACTGGTATTTGTGCTGCTGCAAGCATTGGTGCTTTCACGGTATCTTACTGATGATTCGGGAAAAGAGGAGTCTTGA
- a CDS encoding YciI family protein: MLYAIIANNYPDCAAARLASRSAHLARLEQLKEAGRLVLAGPFPAIDAVDPGPAGFSGSLIVAEFDSQLAAQAWADSDPYVKAGVYENVIAKPFLQVLP; this comes from the coding sequence ATGCTTTATGCAATTATTGCTAATAACTATCCCGATTGCGCTGCCGCACGTTTGGCGAGCCGTTCGGCGCATCTGGCTAGGCTAGAGCAACTGAAAGAAGCGGGGCGCTTGGTGCTTGCCGGTCCTTTTCCTGCAATTGATGCAGTGGATCCTGGGCCTGCCGGTTTTTCGGGTAGTTTAATTGTTGCAGAATTTGATTCGCAGCTGGCCGCGCAAGCTTGGGCTGACAGCGATCCTTATGTAAAAGCAGGGGTTTATGAAAATGTCATTGCAAAGCCCTTTCTCCAAGTCCTCCCCTAG
- a CDS encoding BolA family protein: MSLQSPFSKSSPSVMITEEIHSRLAVLQPEYVDVYDDSASHAGHAGSVAGGGHYDLTIVSAQFAGKNTLARHRMVMALFTDLIPHPIHALSIKKTLTPDEL, translated from the coding sequence ATGTCATTGCAAAGCCCTTTCTCCAAGTCCTCCCCTAGCGTTATGATTACTGAAGAAATACACTCACGGCTTGCCGTATTACAGCCAGAGTATGTTGATGTTTACGATGATAGTGCTTCACATGCAGGTCACGCAGGCAGCGTGGCAGGTGGCGGGCATTATGATTTAACCATCGTATCCGCACAGTTTGCAGGCAAAAACACCTTGGCTCGTCATCGTATGGTGATGGCTTTATTTACCGATTTGATCCCGCACCCTATCCACGCGCTCAGTATTAAAAAAACACTGACGCCGGACGAGTTGTAA
- a CDS encoding peptidylprolyl isomerase: MRQPNRIALALAACFLSASFAATAANVATVNGVAIPDSKVDFFLKQVAERGQKDSPELRARIKEELIRNEVLFQEAQKKGVEKNAEVQQRLDMAKQQILVGAYVNDYAKANPVSDADLKKEFDKIKVNFSGKEYKARHILVKTEEEAKAVLADLKKGKKFEDIAKAKSADKGSAVNGGDLGWSTPANYVKEFGEALAKLPKGKISDPVKTQFGWHVIKLDDQREAKGPSFEEVKPELTRELQGQRVQKMVEELRAKAKVE, encoded by the coding sequence ATGCGTCAACCAAACCGTATTGCTCTTGCTCTCGCTGCTTGTTTCTTATCTGCTTCTTTTGCGGCTACTGCTGCAAACGTAGCCACCGTTAACGGCGTTGCTATCCCTGATAGCAAGGTTGATTTCTTCTTGAAGCAAGTTGCTGAACGCGGCCAGAAAGATAGCCCAGAATTACGTGCACGCATCAAGGAAGAGCTGATTCGTAACGAAGTATTGTTCCAAGAAGCACAAAAGAAAGGCGTGGAAAAAAACGCTGAAGTACAGCAACGCCTTGATATGGCTAAGCAACAGATTCTGGTTGGTGCTTACGTGAATGACTACGCTAAAGCAAACCCAGTGAGCGATGCTGATCTGAAAAAAGAATTTGATAAAATCAAAGTTAACTTCAGCGGCAAAGAATACAAAGCTCGTCATATTCTGGTTAAAACAGAAGAAGAAGCAAAAGCAGTTTTGGCTGACCTGAAAAAAGGTAAGAAGTTTGAAGATATCGCTAAGGCGAAATCCGCAGACAAAGGCAGTGCTGTAAATGGTGGTGACCTGGGTTGGTCTACTCCTGCTAACTACGTAAAAGAATTTGGTGAAGCGTTGGCCAAACTGCCTAAAGGCAAAATCTCTGATCCAGTGAAGACCCAGTTTGGTTGGCATGTGATTAAGCTGGATGACCAGCGCGAAGCGAAAGGCCCTTCATTTGAAGAAGTAAAACCAGAGTTGACTCGTGAGCTGCAAGGCCAGCGTGTACAAAAAATGGTTGAAGAATTACGTGCTAAAGCAAAAGTTGAGTAA